A region of Lycium barbarum isolate Lr01 chromosome 1, ASM1917538v2, whole genome shotgun sequence DNA encodes the following proteins:
- the LOC132605780 gene encoding transcription initiation factor IIA large subunit-like: MASSTTSNVYIHVIEDVISKVREEFMNNGGPGDATLNELQGLWETKMMHAGAILGPIERSSAPKATPGGPITPVHDLNMPYEGTEEYETPTADILFPPTPLQTPLPGTAQTPLPGTVQTPLPGTAQTPVPGTADSSSMYNIPTGGTPFTPSDYSPLNDTGGAPEMKAGPGRPSPFMQPPSPWLNQRPPLDVNVAYVEGREEGDRGAPQQPMTQDFFMNSSGKRKREDFASQYHNGGYIPQQDGAADTVYDNMKTGEGSSIELELVTPVQAASYRIPQFDGPIPDSYDDALSTPNIYYQGVVNEDYNIVNTPAPNDMQAPTPAPVLQNDEVDDDDDEPLNEDDDDDLDDVDQGEDLNTAHLVLAQFDKVTRTKSRWKCNLKDGIMHINNKDILFNKATGEFDF, encoded by the exons ATGGCGAGTTCTACTACAAGTAATGTTTACATTCATGTAATTGAGGATGTTATTAGCAAGGTCCGTGAGGAGTTTATGAACAATGGTGGGCCTGGAGACGCAACCCTCAACGAGCTTCAAGGA TTATGGGAGACGAAGATGATGCACGCTGGGGCGATATTGGGTCCGATAGAGAGGAGTTCAGCTCCCAAAGCGACGCCCGGAGGTCCAATAACCCCGGTTCATGACCTTAATATGCCTTATGAAGGCACTGAGGAGTATGAAACTCCGACAGCAGACATACTGTTTCCTCCC ACTCCATTGCAGACTCCCTTGCCTGGAACAGCCCAGACACCATTACCTGGAACAGTGCAGACACCCCTCCCAGGAACTGCCCAAACACCAGTTCCTGGAACAGCTGATAGCTCATCAATGTATAATATTCCTACAGGTGGCACTCCTTTTACACCTAGTGATTACTCTCCTTTAAATGATACTGGTGGTGCACCTGAGATGAAAGCCGGTCCAGGGAGACCTAGCCCATTTATG CAGCCTCCCTCCCCTTGGTTGAATCAAAGGCCTCCCCTTGATGTTAATGTTG CTTATGTTGAAGGCCGAGAAGAAGGTGATCGCGGAGCTCCTCAGCAACCCATGACTCAG GACTTCTTTATGAATTCTTCTGGAAAGCGGAAAAGGGAAGATTTTGCATCTCAATATCATAATGGGGGATACATACCTCAACAAGATGGTGCTGCAGATACAGTATATGACAACATGAAG ACTGGTGAAGGCAGCAGTATTGAGCTTGAGTTGGTCACCCCTGTCCAGGCTGCTTCTTATAGAATTCCTCAGTTCGACGGTCCAATTCCGGACTCTTACGATGATGCGCTTTCTACACCCAAT ATCTATTATCAAGGGGTGGTCAATGAAGACTATAATATTGTCAACACACCAGCACCAAATG ATATGCAAGCGCCTACTCCTGCTCCTGTCCTTCAGAATGATgaagttgatgatgatgatgatgagccctTGAATGAAGACGACGACGATGATTTGGATGATGTGGACCAAGGGGAGGATCTAAACACAGCACATCTAGTTCTGGCTCAGTTTGACAAG GTGACGCGTACAAAGAGCAGGTGGAAATGCAATCTTAAGGATGGCATAATGCACATAAATAACAAAGATATTCTTTTCAATAAG GCAACTGGAGAGTTTGACTTCTGA